One Onychostoma macrolepis isolate SWU-2019 chromosome 15, ASM1243209v1, whole genome shotgun sequence DNA segment encodes these proteins:
- the or64a1 gene encoding odorant receptor 127-1 produces the protein MENGTMPSYFYFTLFKDFVHLRYLILILTLIVYLAIILFNAIILFVVFKERSLHEPMYILISCLSVNDLCGSAGFFPRLMVDLLFDTNTISRPACFVQIFTIYTYAMSEYTILTLMAYDRYVAICNPLKYHKIMTSKVTALYMALASLYAVFSMGLVIFYSARLPLCGTDIPRLYCSNWSVVRLSCGTSTLNNNIIGFFVTTTTVFLPAFFIFYTYARILIICQKSSKEFRGKALQTCLPHIISFVNYSIASFCDIALSRYDSDKFKIVAIIFSVEFLVIPPVLNPLIYGLNLPEIRKNIACLFQRSKVGHFPE, from the coding sequence ATGGAAAATGGAACCATGCCttcctatttttatttcactttgttCAAGGATTTTGTTCACTTGAGATATCTTATCCTAATATTGACACTTATAGTTTATTTagcaattatattatttaatgccaTCATTTTGTTTGTGGTCTTTAAAGAGAGATCTCTTCATGAGCCAATGTACATACTGATATCTTGTTTGTCTGTCAATGATCTCTGTGGCTCAGCTGGTTTCTTCCCTAGGCTAATGGTTGATCTCCTTTTTGATACAAATACGATTTCTAGGCCAGCGTGTTTTGTTCAGATTTTTACGATTTATACTTATGCAATGTCTGAATATACCATATTAACTCTGATGGCATATGACAGATATGTTGCCATATGCAATcctttaaaatatcataaaattatGACCTCAAAAGTTACAGCACTGTACATGGCACTAGCATCACTTTATGCAGTGTTTTCTATGGGTCTGGTTATTTTCTACTCAGCCAGGTTGCCTTTGTGTGGGACTGACATACCACGACTGTACTGTTCCAACTGGTCTGTGGTTCGACTGTCTTGTGGGACTTCCACTTTGAATAACAACATAATTGGATTTtttgtcacaacaacaacagtttTTCTCCCTGCCTTCTTCATCTTCTATACTTATGCCAGAATTTTGataatttgtcaaaaaagctcCAAAGAATTTAGGGGCaaagcattacaaacatgtCTTCCTCACATTATAAGCTTTGTTAACTACTCTATAGCTTCATTTTGTGATATTGCTTTAAGTCGGTATGATTCAGACAAATTTAAGATTGTGGCTATCATTTTTTCAGTGGAATTTCTGGTTATCCCTCCTGTTTTGAATCCCCTTATTTACGGCTTAAATTTGCCGGAAATTCGCAAAAACATTGCATGCTTGTTTCAGCGCTCAAAAGTTGGCCATTTTCCAGAATAA